The Lacipirellula parvula genome window below encodes:
- a CDS encoding tetratricopeptide repeat-containing sulfotransferase family protein — MAPGRKKKPHGKKPASPRTARNGAADKSKQLEQQRRAQLGHAPDVRIDKAQAAWHARRYDEAIRLYERALESQPTNAVLLIDVARAYALRFRHAEAQELVDRACRLHPDDARLQCMLGRTYVQLQHFEQAIGCFNRALELEPDSPERARTLYELAHMYERLHRLDEARAAAEASLALAPHQYVLRYLLAVVDRRQGNVESARQRLTELLASNDRMTPELRADAHYQLSLINDRQGDYDGAFAAAAEAKRILGSAAGDVRYDAADISAAGQRTYAAVSAELFQRWNSAAPQLASLPGRLAVLTGHPRSGTTLLEQVLDSHPGLISADEVPAMSETVYIPLCEGAPMTTPAPAIFDAKPNAEISARRSAYWQAMEGSLRQSIGDRMLLDKNPALTGLLPLIGRVFPDMRIVFALRDPRDVVMSCFLQQLPLNPVSIHYLTIEETAREYAATMRLWLKLRTMMTNPWIEVRYEDTVADIESQARRVLEFLELPWDESVLNYRQRAQEKHVHSPTYEAVTKPLYTSSIGRWKNYAKQLEPCQSTLQPYIEAFGYEQAAS; from the coding sequence ATGGCCCCCGGGCGTAAGAAAAAGCCGCATGGCAAGAAGCCGGCGTCGCCTCGAACCGCCCGCAACGGCGCTGCCGACAAAAGCAAGCAGCTCGAGCAGCAGCGCCGTGCTCAACTTGGCCATGCGCCCGACGTTCGCATCGACAAGGCGCAAGCGGCTTGGCATGCGCGACGCTACGACGAAGCGATTCGTCTGTACGAACGGGCCCTCGAAAGCCAACCGACGAATGCCGTGTTGCTCATCGACGTCGCCCGCGCGTACGCACTGCGCTTTCGACACGCCGAGGCGCAAGAGCTCGTCGATCGCGCCTGTCGGCTCCATCCGGACGATGCGCGCCTGCAGTGCATGCTCGGACGAACCTACGTGCAACTACAGCATTTCGAACAAGCGATCGGCTGCTTCAATCGTGCATTGGAACTGGAGCCAGACTCGCCGGAGCGGGCCCGCACGCTCTACGAACTGGCGCACATGTACGAACGGCTCCACCGCCTGGACGAAGCGCGAGCCGCCGCCGAAGCATCGCTCGCGCTCGCCCCGCATCAGTATGTGCTGCGGTACTTGCTCGCCGTCGTCGACCGGCGCCAAGGGAACGTCGAGTCGGCGCGCCAGCGATTAACCGAGCTCCTCGCGTCGAACGACCGGATGACGCCGGAGCTTCGCGCTGACGCACATTACCAACTGTCGTTGATCAACGATCGCCAAGGCGACTACGACGGCGCCTTCGCCGCGGCGGCGGAGGCGAAACGGATTCTCGGTAGCGCGGCTGGCGACGTGCGGTACGACGCCGCGGACATCTCCGCCGCGGGACAGCGCACCTACGCCGCCGTTTCGGCAGAACTCTTCCAGCGTTGGAATTCCGCCGCGCCGCAACTGGCGTCGTTACCAGGCCGCTTGGCCGTGCTCACCGGGCACCCTCGCAGCGGCACGACGCTACTGGAACAAGTGCTCGATTCGCATCCTGGCCTCATCAGCGCGGACGAAGTCCCAGCGATGTCGGAGACGGTCTATATTCCGCTCTGCGAAGGCGCCCCGATGACGACGCCGGCGCCGGCGATCTTCGACGCCAAGCCGAACGCAGAAATCTCGGCGCGGCGGTCGGCCTACTGGCAAGCGATGGAAGGTTCGCTGCGCCAGTCGATCGGCGATCGCATGCTGCTCGACAAAAACCCCGCCCTCACCGGCCTGCTGCCGCTCATCGGCCGCGTCTTCCCCGACATGCGCATCGTCTTCGCGTTGCGCGATCCCCGCGACGTCGTGATGAGTTGCTTCCTGCAACAGCTGCCGCTGAATCCGGTCAGCATCCACTATCTCACCATCGAGGAAACGGCGCGCGAGTACGCCGCCACGATGCGGCTGTGGCTCAAGCTGCGGACGATGATGACCAACCCGTGGATCGAGGTCCGCTACGAAGACACGGTGGCTGACATCGAATCGCAAGCCCGCCGCGTGCTCGAGTTTCTCGAACTCCCTTGGGACGAATCGGTGCTCAACTACCGCCAGCGGGCCCAAGAAAAGCATGTCCACTCGCCGACGTACGAGGCGGTGACGAAGCCGCTCTACACAAGCTCGATCGGCCGCTGGAAGAATTACGCGAAGCAGCTCGAGCCTTGCCAGTCAACGTTGCAGCCGTATATCGAGGCGTTTGGGTACGAGCAGGCAGCGTCTTAG
- a CDS encoding dockerin type I domain-containing protein, which translates to MKLSQWYKVLGASLVACGMLAPEHAQAINIPLADPSFEAYVLTTPGAGGYAYSNKYASTSAWIGRPGAGNYQNAGPQGSNWIYSASYAEAGAVTKRPAPRTGTQAMHGRGLMSGQKLATTFEAGATYTFSVYAQGDNDSQLLGPPYGWQSRIFLHIYDASLYGNDLGPNGEDYEVTGENSLTYNEEEYNPISPSFTYFPHDRFAPSEPIPPDGAQTHPGNFVNRPNGATAAQSQAAWQKISVSHLVLPGSPEVGKPIGVAFQAFLDGAVDDAALTKVDPGDLNGDFVLNSLDWNILRTNQLADLSSMPVSQSYFLGDLNGDGQNNHADFLIFKTSYDASNGAGAFVAMVAAVPEPSAALLAALAGVGLLVRRRNK; encoded by the coding sequence ATGAAACTCTCCCAATGGTACAAGGTTCTCGGCGCCTCGTTGGTCGCATGCGGCATGCTCGCTCCGGAGCACGCGCAAGCGATCAACATTCCCCTGGCAGATCCCAGCTTTGAGGCCTATGTCCTCACCACGCCTGGGGCCGGCGGCTACGCCTACTCCAACAAGTACGCCTCCACGAGCGCGTGGATTGGTCGTCCAGGGGCCGGCAACTATCAGAACGCCGGACCGCAAGGCAGCAACTGGATCTACAGCGCCAGTTATGCCGAGGCGGGCGCGGTGACCAAACGCCCTGCCCCGCGCACAGGCACTCAGGCCATGCATGGCCGCGGCCTGATGAGCGGCCAGAAGTTGGCGACGACGTTTGAAGCTGGCGCCACCTACACCTTCTCCGTCTACGCTCAAGGCGATAACGACTCGCAATTGCTTGGCCCTCCCTACGGCTGGCAATCGCGTATCTTTCTCCACATCTACGACGCTTCGCTCTATGGCAACGACCTCGGACCGAACGGCGAAGACTACGAAGTCACCGGCGAGAACTCGCTGACGTACAACGAAGAAGAATACAACCCGATCTCGCCCAGCTTCACCTACTTCCCGCACGATCGCTTCGCGCCGTCGGAGCCGATTCCGCCGGATGGCGCGCAAACTCACCCGGGCAACTTCGTCAATCGTCCCAACGGCGCGACGGCCGCTCAGAGCCAGGCCGCTTGGCAGAAGATTAGCGTCAGCCATCTCGTGTTGCCTGGTTCGCCGGAGGTCGGCAAGCCGATCGGCGTCGCGTTCCAAGCATTTTTGGACGGGGCCGTCGACGACGCCGCGCTGACGAAAGTCGACCCGGGCGATTTGAACGGCGATTTCGTGCTCAACTCGCTCGATTGGAACATTCTGCGTACCAATCAATTGGCCGACCTGTCGTCGATGCCCGTTTCGCAGTCTTACTTCTTGGGCGATCTCAACGGCGACGGGCAGAACAATCACGCCGACTTCTTGATCTTCAAGACGTCGTACGACGCGTCGAATGGGGCCGGGGCGTTTGTCGCGATGGTGGCGGCCGTTCCAGAACCTTCGGCGGCGCTGCTAGCCGCATTGGCGGGCGTCGGCCTGCTGGTTCGCCGTCGCAACAAATAA